A genomic segment from Aegilops tauschii subsp. strangulata cultivar AL8/78 chromosome 1, Aet v6.0, whole genome shotgun sequence encodes:
- the LOC109761235 gene encoding PWWP domain-containing protein 1 isoform X1, which translates to MMPLGRCPSPTRPEIPKFPQPPKPKQRNPKPKPKPRPRDPAPKSRVSLPRRRMAAPAAAGSGAVVPAGDGEGWTPSFGDMVWGKVKSHPWWPGHVYSLTLSDDPEVHRGHRHGLVLVAFFGDGSYGWFEPHELVRFEDHFVEKTSQGGSRTFPAAVAESLDEISRRSALALLCPCRGPDTFRQHNEDRRFLLVNVPGFDSNAEYLPEQVTAARERFVPQKMYDFLQNAAVQQRDAAETAARTLPGIEMAAMLMAYRRSRYERYDLTYAESFGVDSKKALEGEVKAENERSQRARPLKGRQKVPEKENAPARGRRGAAGAAARLMEKIMPGAPAMKPKASKKDQYLLKRREDARAPALPPAALPDAAPAPDDGGPPPGFPPAEPQTPPLPSSTGGADEEEFMLQRRALPPADQASDGGATADAAAPKKVAKPKKARKRDSEEPAEDVAAADGEPKKKKKKKKLAELNGGVPSAAPSGDAGATKPAAFSPPKVDLDGLDLTQVISDLQNLPLLPFYGAGRRISDASHSFILAFRSKHYKKSYENDPPEESKKGLDNKPSVVAAAAAAVSDGQPPKPLKKKPVMRPSDPTSAGVKRPPSDRQEEIASKKKIKLDKIKTLAADKKAGLEQKVATATAAAGGGTTAAAQLPRAGLKEKALAAAKKKVPAAAPVKRTPSPTALMMKFPLKSTLPSVASLKARFARFGPLDINGIRVYWKSHMCRVIYKFQSDAEAALKYAKANAMFGQVAPNYYLRGVEGGSAGADPGPEPAPPQRSDLRLMETTPFRPGSSGNGAPLTLSKAVPARMSVGLPKSILKKSNDEGGLAAASALRDSPRVKFVLDGGDSMVEPPPLPPSFDGNNGPDTAAPVSKIARSLGFAQPPLQPPARPAQPNLQPLMRPQHQQLQPPRAPDSQPLPPPPPLPYQPRINEPSSYQQPRISEPSPYQSRVNEPQLYQPRRTDAPPMFNMQPPYQPRQSDAPPPFNMQPQYQPRHSDGPLALPGQPSLPPYPPRAGFPGQQYSSRSDDMPPAHFDNNPSSNAMPAWKRGEKEFNEELMRVMLGIAKLVEPLMDKNGNFPYHLFSRSA; encoded by the exons ATGATGCCCCTCGGACGGTGTCCCAGTCCCACCCGGCCCGAGATCCCCAAATTTCCCCAACCCCCGAAACCCAAACAGCGCAATCCCAAACCCAAACCTAAGCCCAGACCGAGAGACCCCGCACCCAAATCTAGGGTTTCGCTTCCCCGCCGCAGGATGgctgcccccgccgccgccggctccgGCGCCGTCGTGCCCGCTGGTGACGGCGAGGGCTGGACCCCCAGTTTCGGCGACATGGTCTGGGGCAAGGTGAAGTCGCATCCGTGGTGGCCGGGCCACGTCTACAGCCTCACCCTCTCCGACGATCCGGAGGTGCATCGCGGCCACCGCCATGGCCTCGTCCTCGTCGCCTTCTTCGGCgacggcagctacggctggttcgagCCGCACGAGCTCGTCCGCTTCGAGGACCACTTCGTCGAGAAGACCTCGCAGGGGGGCAGCCGCACCttccccgccgccgtcgccgagtCCCTCGACGAGATCTCGCGCCGCAGCGCGCTCGCGCTCCTCTGCCCCTGCCGTGGACCCGACACCTTCCGCCAACACAACGAGGATCGGAGGTTCCTCCTGGTGAACGTGCCCGGGTTCGACAGCAACGCCGAGTACCTCCCCGAACAGGTGACGGCCGCGCGGGAGCGGTTCGTCCCGCAGAAGATGTATGACTTCCTGCAGAACGCTGCCGTGCAGCAGCGCGACGCGGCGGAGACGGCCGCACGGACCTTGCCTGGGATCGAGATGGCAGCGATGCTCATGGCGTACCGCCGGTCTAGGTACGAGAGGTACGACCTCACCTACGCCGAATCATTTGGGGTGGATTCGAAGAAGGCCCTTGAAGGCGAGGTCAAGGCTGAGAATGAACGGTCTCAACGAg CTCGCCCGCTCAAGGGTCGGCAGAAGGTGCCGGAGAAGGAGAACGCCCCGGCGAGGGGCCGGAGGGGCGCagccggcgcggcggcgaggctcATGGAGAAGATCATGCCCGGCGCGCCGGCCATGAAGCCCAAGGCCAGCAAGAAGGACCAGTACCTGCTCAAGCGCCGGGAAGACGCGCGCGCGCCGGCGCTGCCGCCAGCCGCGCTCCCGGACGCGGCTCCCGCCCCGGACGACGGTGGCCCGCCGCCTGGCTTCCCCCCGGCTGAACCGCAGACGCCGCCGCTACCCAGCAGCACCGGAGGCGCCGACGAGGAGGAGTTTATGCTGCAGAGACGCGCGCTCCCTCCTGCCGACCAGGCGAGCGACGGCGGCGCAACCGCAGACGCCGCTGCACCGAAGAAGGTGGCCAAGCCCAAGAAGGCCCGCAAGCGCGACAGCGAGGAGCCGGCCGAAGACGTGGCCGCCGCCGACGGCgagcccaagaagaagaagaaaaagaagaagctCGCTGAACTCAACGGCGGCGTGCCCTCTGCCGCCCCCTCCGGCGACGCCGGCGCTACAAAGCCCGCAGCTTTCTCACCCCCCAAGGTCGACCTTGACGGCTTAGATCTGACACAGGTAATATCCGACCTTCAAAACCTTCCGCTGCTTCCCTTCTACGGCGCCGGCAGACGCATCTCTGACGCCTCTCACTCCTTCATCCTGGCGTTCCGCTCGAAACACTACAAAAAGAGCTATGAGAACGATCCGCCGGAAGAGTCAAAGAAGGGCTTGGATAATAAGCCCAGTGtcgttgccgccgccgccgccgccgtctctgACGGCCAGCCCCCCAAACCGTTGAAGAAGAAGCCGGTCATGAGGCCCAGCGACCCCACCAGTGCTGGCGTGAAGCGCCCGCCGTCTGACCGCCAGGAGGAGATTGCCTCCAAGAAGAAAATCAAGCTGGACAAGATTAAGACTCTGGCCGCCGACAAGAAGGCCGGGCTGGAGCAGAAAGTCGCCACCGCCACCGCAGCTGCGGGAGgcgggacgacggcggcggctcagCTGCCACGGGCTGGCCTGAAGGAAAAGGCTCTGGCGGCAGCCAAGAAGAAGGTGCCAGCGGCGGCGCCTGTGAAGAGgacgccgtcgccgacggcgctGATGATGAAGTTCCCGCTGAAGAGCACGCTGCCGTCGGTGGCCTCCCTCAAGGCGAGGTTCGCGCGCTTCGGGCCGCTCGACATCAACGGCATCCGCGTGTACTGGAAGTCCCACATGTGCCGGGTCATCTACAAGTTCCAGTCGGACGCGGAGGCCGCGCTCAAGTACGCCAAGGCCAACGCCATGTTCGGGCAGGTGGCCCCCAACTACTACCTGCGCGGCGTCGAGGGAGGGTCGGCCGGCGCCGACCCAGGGCCTGAGCCGGCCCCTCCGCAGCGCTCTGACCTGCGGCTCATGGAGACCACGCCGTTCAGGCCTGGGAGCTCCGGCAATGGCGCTCCGCTGACGCTGTCCAAGGCGGTGCCGGCGCGCATGTCCGTTGGGCTGCCCAAGTCAATCCTGAAGAAGAGCAACGACGAGGGCGGGCTGGCTGCGGCCAGCGCGCTCCGAGACTCCCCTCGGGTGAAGTTCGTGCTGGACGGTGGGGACAGCATGGTCGAGCCACCTCCATTGCCACCGAGCTTCGATGGAAACAATGGCCCGGACACTGCTGCACCAGTGAGCAAGATCGCGAGGTCGCTCGGCTTCGCTCAGCCGCCTCTGCAGCCGCCGGCACGCCCTGCGCAGCCCAACCTGCAGCCACTCATGCGCCCACAGCACCAGCAACTGCAGCCGCCACGCGCACCTGATTCACAGCCACtcccaccaccgccgccgctgccataCCAGCCTCGCATCAACGAGCCATCGTCGTACCAGCAGCCCCGTATCAGCGAGCCATCGCCGTACCAGTCTCGCGTCAACGAGCCACAGCTGTACCAGCCTCGTCGCACGGACGCGCCGCCAATGTTCAACATGCAGCCGCCGTACCAGCCTCGCCAGAGTGACGCGCCGCCACCGTTCAACATGCAGCCGCAGTACCAGCCTCGCCACAGCGACGGACCGCTCGCCCTCCCTGGACAGCCGTCGCTGCCGCCGTACCCTCCCCGTGCCGGTTTCCCCGGACAGCAGTACTCTTCCCGCTCCGACGACATGCCGCCGGCTCACTTCGACAACAACCCCAGCAGCAACGCCATGCCGGCGTGGAAGAGGGGGGAGAAGGAGTTCAACGAGGAGCTGATGAGGGTGATGCTGGGGATCGCCAAGCTGGTGGAGCCATTGATGGACAAGAACGGCAACTTCCCCTACCACCTCTTCAGCCGGTCAGCATGA
- the LOC109761235 gene encoding PWWP domain-containing protein 1 isoform X3, with protein sequence MMPLGRCPSPTRPEIPKFPQPPKPKQRNPKPKPKPRPRDPAPKSRVSLPRRRMAAPAAAGSGAVVPAGDGEGWTPSFGDMVWGKVKSHPWWPGHVYSLTLSDDPEVHRGHRHGLVLVAFFGDGSYGWFEPHELVRFEDHFVEKTSQGGSRTFPAAVAESLDEISRRSALALLCPCRGPDTFRQHNEDRRFLLVNVPGFDSNAEYLPEQVTAARERFVPQKMYDFLQNAAVQQRDAAETAARTLPGIEMAAMLMAYRRSRYERYDLTYAESFGVDSKKALEGEVKAENERSQRAQCLIRRTE encoded by the exons ATGATGCCCCTCGGACGGTGTCCCAGTCCCACCCGGCCCGAGATCCCCAAATTTCCCCAACCCCCGAAACCCAAACAGCGCAATCCCAAACCCAAACCTAAGCCCAGACCGAGAGACCCCGCACCCAAATCTAGGGTTTCGCTTCCCCGCCGCAGGATGgctgcccccgccgccgccggctccgGCGCCGTCGTGCCCGCTGGTGACGGCGAGGGCTGGACCCCCAGTTTCGGCGACATGGTCTGGGGCAAGGTGAAGTCGCATCCGTGGTGGCCGGGCCACGTCTACAGCCTCACCCTCTCCGACGATCCGGAGGTGCATCGCGGCCACCGCCATGGCCTCGTCCTCGTCGCCTTCTTCGGCgacggcagctacggctggttcgagCCGCACGAGCTCGTCCGCTTCGAGGACCACTTCGTCGAGAAGACCTCGCAGGGGGGCAGCCGCACCttccccgccgccgtcgccgagtCCCTCGACGAGATCTCGCGCCGCAGCGCGCTCGCGCTCCTCTGCCCCTGCCGTGGACCCGACACCTTCCGCCAACACAACGAGGATCGGAGGTTCCTCCTGGTGAACGTGCCCGGGTTCGACAGCAACGCCGAGTACCTCCCCGAACAGGTGACGGCCGCGCGGGAGCGGTTCGTCCCGCAGAAGATGTATGACTTCCTGCAGAACGCTGCCGTGCAGCAGCGCGACGCGGCGGAGACGGCCGCACGGACCTTGCCTGGGATCGAGATGGCAGCGATGCTCATGGCGTACCGCCGGTCTAGGTACGAGAGGTACGACCTCACCTACGCCGAATCATTTGGGGTGGATTCGAAGAAGGCCCTTGAAGGCGAGGTCAAGGCTGAGAATGAACGGTCTCAACGAg CGCAATGTTTGATAAGAAGAACTGAATAA
- the LOC109761235 gene encoding PWWP domain-containing protein 1 isoform X2, with protein sequence MMPLGRCPSPTRPEIPKFPQPPKPKQRNPKPKPKPRPRDPAPKSRVSLPRRRMAAPAAAGSGAVVPAGDGEGWTPSFGDMVWGKVKSHPWWPGHVYSLTLSDDPEVHRGHRHGLVLVAFFGDGSYGWFEPHELVRFEDHFVEKTSQGGSRTFPAAVAESLDEISRRSALALLCPCRGPDTFRQHNEDRRFLLVNVPGFDSNAEYLPEQVTAARERFVPQKMYDFLQNAAVQQRDAAETAARTLPGIEMAAMLMAYRRSRYERYDLTYAESFGVDSKKALEGEVKAENERSQRARPLKGRQKVPEKENAPARGRRGAAGAAARLMEKIMPGAPAMKPKASKKDQYLLKRREDARAPALPPAALPDAAPAPDDGGPPPGFPPAEPQTPPLPSSTGGADEEEFMLQRRALPPADQASDGGATADAAAPKKVAKPKKARKRDSEEPAEDVAAADGEPKKKKKKKKLAELNGGVPSAAPSGDAGATKPAAFSPPKVDLDGLDLTQSYENDPPEESKKGLDNKPSVVAAAAAAVSDGQPPKPLKKKPVMRPSDPTSAGVKRPPSDRQEEIASKKKIKLDKIKTLAADKKAGLEQKVATATAAAGGGTTAAAQLPRAGLKEKALAAAKKKVPAAAPVKRTPSPTALMMKFPLKSTLPSVASLKARFARFGPLDINGIRVYWKSHMCRVIYKFQSDAEAALKYAKANAMFGQVAPNYYLRGVEGGSAGADPGPEPAPPQRSDLRLMETTPFRPGSSGNGAPLTLSKAVPARMSVGLPKSILKKSNDEGGLAAASALRDSPRVKFVLDGGDSMVEPPPLPPSFDGNNGPDTAAPVSKIARSLGFAQPPLQPPARPAQPNLQPLMRPQHQQLQPPRAPDSQPLPPPPPLPYQPRINEPSSYQQPRISEPSPYQSRVNEPQLYQPRRTDAPPMFNMQPPYQPRQSDAPPPFNMQPQYQPRHSDGPLALPGQPSLPPYPPRAGFPGQQYSSRSDDMPPAHFDNNPSSNAMPAWKRGEKEFNEELMRVMLGIAKLVEPLMDKNGNFPYHLFSRSA encoded by the exons ATGATGCCCCTCGGACGGTGTCCCAGTCCCACCCGGCCCGAGATCCCCAAATTTCCCCAACCCCCGAAACCCAAACAGCGCAATCCCAAACCCAAACCTAAGCCCAGACCGAGAGACCCCGCACCCAAATCTAGGGTTTCGCTTCCCCGCCGCAGGATGgctgcccccgccgccgccggctccgGCGCCGTCGTGCCCGCTGGTGACGGCGAGGGCTGGACCCCCAGTTTCGGCGACATGGTCTGGGGCAAGGTGAAGTCGCATCCGTGGTGGCCGGGCCACGTCTACAGCCTCACCCTCTCCGACGATCCGGAGGTGCATCGCGGCCACCGCCATGGCCTCGTCCTCGTCGCCTTCTTCGGCgacggcagctacggctggttcgagCCGCACGAGCTCGTCCGCTTCGAGGACCACTTCGTCGAGAAGACCTCGCAGGGGGGCAGCCGCACCttccccgccgccgtcgccgagtCCCTCGACGAGATCTCGCGCCGCAGCGCGCTCGCGCTCCTCTGCCCCTGCCGTGGACCCGACACCTTCCGCCAACACAACGAGGATCGGAGGTTCCTCCTGGTGAACGTGCCCGGGTTCGACAGCAACGCCGAGTACCTCCCCGAACAGGTGACGGCCGCGCGGGAGCGGTTCGTCCCGCAGAAGATGTATGACTTCCTGCAGAACGCTGCCGTGCAGCAGCGCGACGCGGCGGAGACGGCCGCACGGACCTTGCCTGGGATCGAGATGGCAGCGATGCTCATGGCGTACCGCCGGTCTAGGTACGAGAGGTACGACCTCACCTACGCCGAATCATTTGGGGTGGATTCGAAGAAGGCCCTTGAAGGCGAGGTCAAGGCTGAGAATGAACGGTCTCAACGAg CTCGCCCGCTCAAGGGTCGGCAGAAGGTGCCGGAGAAGGAGAACGCCCCGGCGAGGGGCCGGAGGGGCGCagccggcgcggcggcgaggctcATGGAGAAGATCATGCCCGGCGCGCCGGCCATGAAGCCCAAGGCCAGCAAGAAGGACCAGTACCTGCTCAAGCGCCGGGAAGACGCGCGCGCGCCGGCGCTGCCGCCAGCCGCGCTCCCGGACGCGGCTCCCGCCCCGGACGACGGTGGCCCGCCGCCTGGCTTCCCCCCGGCTGAACCGCAGACGCCGCCGCTACCCAGCAGCACCGGAGGCGCCGACGAGGAGGAGTTTATGCTGCAGAGACGCGCGCTCCCTCCTGCCGACCAGGCGAGCGACGGCGGCGCAACCGCAGACGCCGCTGCACCGAAGAAGGTGGCCAAGCCCAAGAAGGCCCGCAAGCGCGACAGCGAGGAGCCGGCCGAAGACGTGGCCGCCGCCGACGGCgagcccaagaagaagaagaaaaagaagaagctCGCTGAACTCAACGGCGGCGTGCCCTCTGCCGCCCCCTCCGGCGACGCCGGCGCTACAAAGCCCGCAGCTTTCTCACCCCCCAAGGTCGACCTTGACGGCTTAGATCTGACACAG AGCTATGAGAACGATCCGCCGGAAGAGTCAAAGAAGGGCTTGGATAATAAGCCCAGTGtcgttgccgccgccgccgccgccgtctctgACGGCCAGCCCCCCAAACCGTTGAAGAAGAAGCCGGTCATGAGGCCCAGCGACCCCACCAGTGCTGGCGTGAAGCGCCCGCCGTCTGACCGCCAGGAGGAGATTGCCTCCAAGAAGAAAATCAAGCTGGACAAGATTAAGACTCTGGCCGCCGACAAGAAGGCCGGGCTGGAGCAGAAAGTCGCCACCGCCACCGCAGCTGCGGGAGgcgggacgacggcggcggctcagCTGCCACGGGCTGGCCTGAAGGAAAAGGCTCTGGCGGCAGCCAAGAAGAAGGTGCCAGCGGCGGCGCCTGTGAAGAGgacgccgtcgccgacggcgctGATGATGAAGTTCCCGCTGAAGAGCACGCTGCCGTCGGTGGCCTCCCTCAAGGCGAGGTTCGCGCGCTTCGGGCCGCTCGACATCAACGGCATCCGCGTGTACTGGAAGTCCCACATGTGCCGGGTCATCTACAAGTTCCAGTCGGACGCGGAGGCCGCGCTCAAGTACGCCAAGGCCAACGCCATGTTCGGGCAGGTGGCCCCCAACTACTACCTGCGCGGCGTCGAGGGAGGGTCGGCCGGCGCCGACCCAGGGCCTGAGCCGGCCCCTCCGCAGCGCTCTGACCTGCGGCTCATGGAGACCACGCCGTTCAGGCCTGGGAGCTCCGGCAATGGCGCTCCGCTGACGCTGTCCAAGGCGGTGCCGGCGCGCATGTCCGTTGGGCTGCCCAAGTCAATCCTGAAGAAGAGCAACGACGAGGGCGGGCTGGCTGCGGCCAGCGCGCTCCGAGACTCCCCTCGGGTGAAGTTCGTGCTGGACGGTGGGGACAGCATGGTCGAGCCACCTCCATTGCCACCGAGCTTCGATGGAAACAATGGCCCGGACACTGCTGCACCAGTGAGCAAGATCGCGAGGTCGCTCGGCTTCGCTCAGCCGCCTCTGCAGCCGCCGGCACGCCCTGCGCAGCCCAACCTGCAGCCACTCATGCGCCCACAGCACCAGCAACTGCAGCCGCCACGCGCACCTGATTCACAGCCACtcccaccaccgccgccgctgccataCCAGCCTCGCATCAACGAGCCATCGTCGTACCAGCAGCCCCGTATCAGCGAGCCATCGCCGTACCAGTCTCGCGTCAACGAGCCACAGCTGTACCAGCCTCGTCGCACGGACGCGCCGCCAATGTTCAACATGCAGCCGCCGTACCAGCCTCGCCAGAGTGACGCGCCGCCACCGTTCAACATGCAGCCGCAGTACCAGCCTCGCCACAGCGACGGACCGCTCGCCCTCCCTGGACAGCCGTCGCTGCCGCCGTACCCTCCCCGTGCCGGTTTCCCCGGACAGCAGTACTCTTCCCGCTCCGACGACATGCCGCCGGCTCACTTCGACAACAACCCCAGCAGCAACGCCATGCCGGCGTGGAAGAGGGGGGAGAAGGAGTTCAACGAGGAGCTGATGAGGGTGATGCTGGGGATCGCCAAGCTGGTGGAGCCATTGATGGACAAGAACGGCAACTTCCCCTACCACCTCTTCAGCCGGTCAGCATGA